The Lentzea guizhouensis genome contains a region encoding:
- a CDS encoding BNR-4 repeat-containing protein, which translates to MARISAHLLTAASLVAALGTPVPAQAAPGVSLAADTLLDASALYFVSYDGVVNNNSFQQDAILTYQGRQYATWYTASRNAVIARRTVGAASWEKVVLPHQLSTNDSHNVISLGISPQDGTIHVALDTHNTRLFYLRSAPGLASGAQPWTAASFGAVQRTLGGVELGAMTYPQFVVTPEGALQFSYRTGGSGNGVNELAEYTGGTWRKLGAWSSATGSYTGPNGVVSTTRNMYLHGLTYDRGGRLHAAFTWREGNSGVLCNPGGLTNHDTGYVYSDDRGRTWRNGAGTVVGTTGGTPVGVGSPGLVADSLDPDHGLMNQESQAVDSSGRPHVVISYVPGRFTQCVTSYAQQRTQYGRTFHVHRGADGRWTKVEVPVPPGHTQRTKIVFDRADNAYLVMPRGRIVSASRASGWTDWTTVFDRPSLRAFGEVNVDTSRVVSQGILSVQYQQTSSGTTPSPIRVADFRLG; encoded by the coding sequence ATGGCCAGGATTTCCGCGCACCTGCTGACCGCGGCCAGTCTCGTCGCCGCACTGGGCACCCCCGTTCCCGCGCAGGCCGCGCCGGGTGTCAGCCTCGCCGCGGACACCCTGCTCGACGCCTCGGCGCTGTACTTCGTCTCCTACGACGGGGTGGTGAACAACAACTCGTTCCAGCAAGACGCGATCCTCACCTACCAGGGACGGCAGTACGCCACCTGGTACACCGCGAGCCGCAACGCCGTGATCGCCCGGCGGACCGTGGGTGCCGCGAGCTGGGAGAAGGTGGTGCTGCCGCACCAGCTCAGCACCAACGACTCGCACAACGTGATCTCGCTGGGCATCTCGCCGCAGGACGGCACGATCCACGTCGCGCTGGACACGCACAACACCCGGTTGTTCTACCTTCGTTCCGCCCCCGGTCTCGCGTCCGGCGCGCAACCGTGGACGGCCGCGTCGTTCGGCGCGGTGCAGCGCACGCTGGGCGGTGTGGAGCTCGGCGCGATGACCTACCCGCAGTTCGTGGTCACGCCGGAGGGCGCGCTGCAGTTCAGCTACCGCACCGGAGGCTCCGGCAACGGCGTGAACGAGCTCGCCGAGTACACCGGCGGGACCTGGCGCAAGCTGGGTGCGTGGTCGTCGGCGACCGGCAGCTACACCGGCCCCAACGGCGTCGTGTCGACCACCCGCAACATGTACCTGCACGGCCTGACCTACGACCGCGGCGGCCGGTTGCACGCCGCGTTCACCTGGCGCGAGGGCAACTCCGGCGTGCTGTGCAACCCCGGTGGCCTCACCAACCACGACACCGGCTACGTCTACAGCGACGACCGCGGCCGCACCTGGCGCAACGGTGCCGGCACCGTCGTGGGCACGACCGGCGGCACCCCGGTGGGTGTCGGCTCACCCGGCCTGGTCGCCGACTCGCTCGACCCGGACCACGGCCTGATGAACCAGGAGAGCCAGGCCGTGGACTCCTCCGGCCGGCCGCACGTGGTGATCAGCTACGTGCCCGGCCGGTTCACCCAGTGCGTCACGAGCTATGCGCAGCAGCGCACCCAGTACGGCCGCACCTTCCACGTCCACCGCGGCGCCGACGGCCGCTGGACGAAGGTGGAGGTGCCGGTCCCGCCAGGGCACACCCAGCGCACGAAGATCGTGTTCGACCGCGCCGACAACGCCTACCTGGTGATGCCGCGCGGGAGGATCGTGTCGGCCTCGCGCGCGAGCGGGTGGACGGACTGGACGACGGTGTTCGACCGGCCGTCGCTGCGGGCGTTCGGTGAGGTCAACGTGGACACGTCGCGCGTTGTGTCGCAAGGGATCCTGTCGGTGCAGTACCAGCAGACGTCGAGCGGGACGACGCCGTCACCGATCCGGGTCGCGGACTTCCGGCTGGGCTGA
- a CDS encoding ROK family transcriptional regulator, which translates to MPDVPWAPAASPGQLLRLLLDGVPRTRAELANQTGLTRAAVRTRLDALQGAGFLTDGVITVATGGRPAGRLAFNAGARTVLAADVGASHATVAVTDLAGGLLASRRLALDVATGPERVLGALARTWREMVSEAGLSAVSLAGVGIGLPGPVEHSTGRPNNPPIMPTWNGFDVPGHLRAEFGVPVLVDNEVNLMALGEHAHSFPGTDHMIVVKVATGIGSGFISNGVLHRGAAGAAGDLGHIRVPDGDDADCGCGNSGCLEAVASGSAVAARLRAKGVDAHTSADVVALVRAGNVEAGQAIRQAGRTIGEVLAACVSMVNPSLIVVGGDLAAAGEMLLAGVREAVYRRSLPLATENLRIVPSRTGEVAGVLGAAAMVIHHVLSPAVVDQQLG; encoded by the coding sequence GTGCCGGACGTACCTTGGGCCCCTGCGGCGTCTCCTGGACAGCTGCTGCGGCTGCTGCTCGACGGAGTGCCACGCACCCGCGCCGAGCTGGCGAACCAGACGGGCCTGACCCGTGCCGCGGTCCGGACCCGGCTCGACGCGTTGCAGGGGGCGGGGTTCCTCACCGACGGCGTGATCACGGTGGCGACCGGTGGCCGGCCGGCCGGGCGGCTCGCGTTCAACGCGGGCGCGCGCACGGTCCTGGCCGCCGACGTCGGCGCCAGCCACGCCACGGTCGCCGTCACCGACCTCGCCGGTGGCCTGCTGGCGTCCCGCCGGCTCGCCCTGGACGTGGCGACGGGCCCGGAACGCGTCCTGGGGGCGCTGGCCAGGACCTGGCGGGAGATGGTGAGCGAGGCCGGGCTGTCCGCGGTGTCGCTCGCCGGTGTCGGCATCGGTCTGCCCGGTCCGGTCGAGCACTCCACCGGGCGGCCGAACAACCCGCCGATCATGCCGACCTGGAACGGCTTCGACGTGCCCGGCCACCTGCGGGCCGAGTTCGGCGTGCCGGTGCTGGTGGACAACGAGGTCAACCTGATGGCGCTGGGCGAGCACGCGCACTCGTTCCCCGGCACCGACCACATGATCGTGGTGAAGGTGGCGACCGGCATCGGCTCCGGCTTCATCAGCAACGGCGTCCTGCACCGCGGCGCGGCCGGCGCGGCGGGGGACCTCGGCCACATCCGGGTGCCCGACGGCGACGACGCCGACTGCGGCTGCGGCAACTCCGGCTGTCTGGAGGCCGTCGCGAGCGGGTCCGCGGTCGCGGCCCGGCTGCGTGCCAAGGGAGTCGACGCGCACACGAGCGCCGACGTGGTCGCACTGGTCCGCGCGGGCAACGTCGAGGCGGGCCAGGCGATCCGGCAGGCCGGCCGCACCATCGGCGAGGTGCTCGCCGCGTGCGTCAGCATGGTCAACCCCTCGCTCATCGTGGTCGGCGGCGACCTCGCCGCGGCCGGCGAGATGCTGCTGGCCGGGGTGCGGGAGGCGGTCTACCGGCGTTCGCTGCCGCTGGCCACGGAAAACCTGCGCATCGTGCCGTCACGGACCGGCGAGGTGGCCGGCGTGCTCGGTGCGGCGGCCATGGTGATCCACCACGTCCTGTCCCCCGCCGTCGTGGACCAGCAGCTGGGCTGA
- a CDS encoding ABC transporter permease, translating to MAARELPVRHRAFAFTPVVVVYLALAALLVVGSVLVALDGGVLLDHGGVLNILTRSTVLGLVAIGQTLVIVTGSLDLSVAYLAGLCSLVAAETMAGSTAMIVPGVLAALAVAAVVGLVNGLVITVLKANAFIATLGVALVLRGYLEHNYTGPAGSVPRAFQHVGYDRIGPVPVSALLMLALAAAAWWYLRRTRTGYHMYAVGGDIDVARLSGVRTGRTIVTAHVVCAVMAGLAGVFLASRLGSGAPYVGTDAGYDLESIAAVVLGGTALAGGRGGVAGTIGGVLILATLDTIFDDLGVNSFFKDVVRGVVLVVAVALYARGRHTGRQA from the coding sequence GTGGCGGCCCGCGAGCTGCCCGTGCGGCACCGCGCGTTCGCGTTCACCCCGGTCGTGGTCGTCTACCTGGCGCTGGCGGCGTTGCTCGTCGTCGGCAGCGTGCTGGTGGCGCTCGACGGGGGAGTGCTCCTCGACCACGGCGGCGTCCTCAACATCCTCACCCGCAGCACGGTGCTCGGCCTGGTCGCGATCGGGCAGACGCTGGTGATCGTCACCGGCTCGCTCGACCTGTCCGTGGCCTACCTCGCGGGCCTGTGCTCGCTCGTCGCCGCCGAGACCATGGCGGGCAGCACGGCCATGATCGTGCCCGGCGTGCTGGCGGCGCTGGCCGTCGCGGCAGTGGTCGGACTGGTCAACGGTTTGGTGATCACCGTCCTGAAGGCGAACGCGTTCATCGCCACGCTGGGCGTCGCGCTGGTGCTGCGCGGCTATCTGGAGCACAACTACACCGGACCGGCCGGCAGCGTGCCGCGTGCGTTCCAGCACGTCGGCTACGACCGCATCGGCCCCGTCCCGGTGTCCGCGCTGCTGATGCTGGCGCTCGCGGCGGCGGCCTGGTGGTACCTGCGGCGCACCCGCACCGGCTACCACATGTACGCCGTCGGCGGTGACATCGACGTGGCCCGGCTGTCCGGGGTGCGCACCGGGCGGACGATCGTCACGGCGCACGTCGTGTGCGCCGTCATGGCCGGTCTCGCCGGGGTGTTCCTGGCCTCGCGGCTGGGTTCCGGCGCACCGTACGTCGGCACCGACGCCGGCTACGACCTGGAGTCCATCGCCGCCGTCGTGCTCGGCGGCACAGCGCTCGCGGGCGGTCGCGGCGGAGTGGCCGGGACCATCGGCGGGGTGCTGATCCTGGCCACGCTGGACACGATCTTCGACGACCTCGGGGTGAACTCGTTCTTCAAGGACGTCGTGCGCGGTGTCGTGCTCGTCGTGGCGGTGGCGCTGTACGCCCGCGGCCGGCACACGGGGAGGCAGGCGTGA
- a CDS encoding ABC transporter permease, producing MTRLRLADGTAPVLVVLVVLLAALAFAGPAYAEPSGYLALLKRAAPLVVLAVGQYFVVVSGGFDLSVGSLVTAEVVIAARLVDGDDANTSWVIALLLGFGLLVGLVNGLVTTKLLVPSFIVTLGMLLVLDGAVFLWTGGAPRGALSPSFRVAGRGGADVPLLGQVPWSVVVLLVVVGAAVWFMRGPTGRLLVAVGDNEKAVRLAGGRVDRLRLLAFVLSALLATVAAILLAGFAGVSAQVGQGLEFRAITAVVLGGVVLGGGRGSVVAAAAGAVTLEALFSLLNLLGVSGALESAVQGVIIIAAVAYAARGAALRRLFPRRRPTAKPSTVDRI from the coding sequence GTGACCCGGCTGCGGCTCGCCGACGGCACGGCACCCGTGCTGGTCGTGCTGGTGGTCCTGCTGGCGGCACTGGCTTTCGCCGGTCCCGCGTACGCCGAGCCGAGCGGTTACCTCGCGTTGCTGAAGCGAGCGGCGCCGCTGGTGGTGCTCGCGGTGGGGCAGTACTTCGTCGTCGTGTCGGGTGGGTTCGACCTCTCGGTCGGCTCGCTCGTCACGGCCGAGGTGGTGATCGCGGCCCGGCTCGTCGACGGTGACGACGCGAACACCTCGTGGGTGATCGCGCTGCTGCTCGGCTTCGGGCTGCTGGTCGGCCTGGTCAACGGGCTGGTCACCACGAAGCTGCTGGTGCCGTCGTTCATCGTGACGCTCGGGATGCTGCTGGTCCTCGACGGTGCGGTGTTCCTGTGGACCGGTGGCGCACCGCGCGGTGCGCTGTCGCCGTCGTTCCGCGTGGCCGGCCGGGGCGGTGCCGACGTGCCACTGCTCGGGCAGGTGCCGTGGTCGGTGGTCGTCCTGCTGGTCGTGGTCGGCGCGGCGGTGTGGTTCATGCGCGGCCCGACCGGGCGCCTGCTCGTCGCGGTGGGGGACAACGAGAAGGCCGTCCGGCTCGCGGGCGGCCGGGTCGACCGGTTGCGGCTGCTCGCGTTCGTGCTGTCGGCGCTGCTCGCCACGGTCGCGGCGATCCTGCTCGCCGGGTTCGCCGGGGTCTCCGCCCAGGTCGGCCAGGGGCTCGAGTTCCGCGCCATCACCGCGGTGGTGCTCGGCGGGGTCGTGCTCGGTGGCGGCCGGGGTTCGGTGGTCGCCGCTGCCGCCGGCGCGGTGACGCTGGAAGCGCTGTTCTCCCTGTTGAACCTGCTCGGTGTGTCCGGCGCGCTGGAGTCCGCGGTGCAGGGCGTGATCATCATCGCCGCCGTGGCCTACGCCGCCCGCGGTGCCGCACTGCGCCGGTTGTTCCCGCGGCGCCGACCCACTGCGAAACCGTCCACTGTGGACAGAATCTGA
- a CDS encoding substrate-binding domain-containing protein translates to MKRNWPVVALAGALALAGCSSDLPADTGTGGSSGPAKANAKSEFFDQTEFARQLRFRTAKATGLDGQDGTAGPWEQALEPELVDTAKYAKPGGGYHLCFSNASVDNPWRQVGFKTMQEEVKLHPEITKFTVLDAEAKDDKQISDIQSLASQGCSALVVSPNTTATLTPAVEAACATGVPVIVFDRGVKTSCPVTFIHPIGGFAFGADGAEFLKEKVAPGGKVLALRILPGVDVLEQRWAAADEVFSGSQVKVVGVEFTDGDAAKTKSIVNEYIQREGKIDGVWMDAGATAVAAVEAFQDAGVAIPPFVGEDQQDFLRIWADEGMTAVAPTYPTYQWRTPVIAALRVLGGRQVPREWVLPQPKVTQDTLKDFIKQDMPPLHYAMCGCEQMPGYPAPWK, encoded by the coding sequence ATGAAGAGGAATTGGCCCGTTGTGGCACTGGCCGGTGCGTTGGCGTTGGCCGGGTGCTCCAGCGACCTTCCCGCCGACACCGGCACCGGCGGCAGCTCCGGACCGGCGAAGGCGAACGCCAAGTCGGAGTTCTTCGACCAGACCGAGTTCGCGCGCCAGCTGCGGTTCCGCACCGCCAAGGCGACCGGGCTCGACGGCCAGGACGGCACGGCCGGGCCCTGGGAGCAGGCGCTCGAACCCGAGCTCGTCGACACGGCCAAGTACGCCAAGCCCGGCGGCGGGTACCACCTCTGCTTCTCCAACGCCTCGGTCGACAACCCGTGGCGGCAGGTCGGGTTCAAGACCATGCAGGAGGAGGTGAAGCTGCACCCGGAGATCACCAAGTTCACCGTGCTGGACGCGGAGGCCAAGGACGACAAGCAGATCAGCGACATCCAGTCGCTCGCCTCCCAGGGCTGCAGCGCGCTCGTCGTCTCGCCGAACACCACCGCCACGCTCACCCCGGCGGTCGAGGCCGCGTGCGCGACGGGCGTGCCGGTGATCGTGTTCGACCGCGGCGTCAAGACGAGCTGCCCGGTCACGTTCATCCACCCGATCGGCGGGTTCGCGTTCGGTGCCGACGGCGCCGAGTTCCTCAAGGAGAAGGTGGCTCCGGGAGGCAAGGTCCTCGCGCTGCGCATCCTGCCCGGCGTGGACGTGCTGGAGCAGCGCTGGGCCGCGGCCGACGAGGTCTTCTCCGGCAGCCAGGTGAAGGTCGTCGGGGTCGAGTTCACCGACGGCGACGCCGCCAAGACCAAGAGCATCGTCAACGAGTACATCCAGCGCGAGGGCAAGATCGACGGCGTCTGGATGGACGCCGGTGCCACCGCCGTCGCCGCGGTCGAGGCGTTCCAGGACGCCGGCGTGGCCATTCCGCCGTTCGTGGGCGAGGACCAGCAGGACTTCCTGCGCATCTGGGCCGACGAGGGAATGACGGCGGTCGCCCCGACCTACCCGACCTACCAGTGGCGCACACCGGTCATCGCCGCGCTGCGCGTGCTCGGCGGCAGGCAGGTGCCGCGCGAGTGGGTGCTGCCGCAGCCGAAGGTCACCCAGGACACGCTGAAGGACTTCATCAAGCAGGACATGCCACCGCTGCACTACGCGATGTGCGGTTGTGAGCAGATGCCCGGTTACCCCGCGCCGTGGAAGTGA
- a CDS encoding TatD family hydrolase, which translates to MRIFDPHIHMTSRTTDDYEAMRDAGVEALVEPAFWLGQPRTSVGSFVDYFDALLGWERFRAAQFGIAHHCALALNPKEANDPRCVEVLDVLPRYLAKDGVVAVGEVGYDSMTPEEDDAFAHQLELAVRHDLPVLVHTPHRDKQAGTRRTLDVVRESGLAPERVLVDHLNETTVRMVADAGCWTGFSVYPDTKMDEKRMVALLTEHGTDRMLVNSAADWGRSDPLKTRKTGLAMLDAGFSAADVEKVLWHNPVEFYGQSGRLALDPVAAGAVDAATGSSVLRGER; encoded by the coding sequence ATGCGCATCTTCGACCCGCACATCCACATGACGTCCCGCACGACCGACGACTACGAGGCCATGCGCGACGCCGGGGTGGAGGCACTCGTCGAGCCCGCGTTCTGGCTCGGCCAGCCGCGCACAAGCGTCGGGTCGTTCGTCGACTACTTCGACGCCCTGCTCGGGTGGGAACGCTTCCGCGCCGCCCAGTTCGGAATCGCCCACCACTGCGCGCTCGCGTTGAACCCCAAGGAGGCCAACGACCCGCGGTGCGTCGAGGTGCTCGACGTGCTGCCGCGCTACCTGGCCAAGGACGGCGTGGTCGCGGTCGGCGAGGTCGGCTACGACTCGATGACGCCGGAGGAGGACGACGCGTTCGCCCACCAGCTGGAACTGGCCGTGCGGCACGACCTCCCGGTGCTCGTGCACACGCCGCACCGCGACAAGCAGGCGGGCACCCGGCGGACGCTCGACGTGGTCCGCGAGTCCGGCCTGGCACCGGAGCGGGTGCTCGTCGACCACCTCAACGAGACCACCGTGCGGATGGTCGCGGACGCGGGCTGCTGGACGGGGTTCTCCGTCTACCCCGACACGAAGATGGACGAGAAGCGGATGGTCGCGCTGCTCACCGAGCACGGCACCGACCGGATGCTGGTCAACTCCGCGGCCGACTGGGGCCGCTCGGACCCGTTGAAGACCCGCAAGACCGGGCTGGCGATGCTCGACGCGGGGTTCAGCGCCGCCGACGTCGAGAAGGTGTTGTGGCACAACCCGGTTGAGTTCTACGGCCAGAGCGGCCGGCTCGCGCTCGACCCGGTGGCGGCGGGCGCGGTCGACGCGGCCACCGGCAGCTCGGTGCTGCGGGGTGAGCGGTGA
- the eboE gene encoding metabolite traffic protein EboE — translation MIAYCTNVHPAPDLSGILTQLDRYAVPVREALDADTLPLGLWLPAPVARGLTEDRSARRAFAAELAARGLTVSTLNAFPYGDFHEEVVKHKVYFPTWTDPRRLEYTKDCATVLADLLPDTAGYGSVSTLPLAWREPWTLMDDGTAATALAELTRFLRERPDRPIKLAVEPEPGCVLDTVADAVGWLAGRVDPEFVGICLDTCHLAVSFADPVETVESIRRAGLAVVKVQASAALEVAEPGTEEGRRAVAAYSEPRYLHQVRENAPGGVLAADDLPEAFDALPAEHPWRVHFHVPLHAVPPAPLTSTTDVLVAAVAAVDPGVHVEVETYTWTVLPGAGDLADGIAAELRWAHEHLAAGVAP, via the coding sequence GTGATCGCCTACTGCACCAACGTCCACCCGGCGCCCGACCTGTCCGGCATCCTCACGCAGCTCGACCGGTACGCGGTGCCCGTGCGGGAGGCGCTGGACGCCGACACGCTGCCGCTGGGGCTGTGGCTCCCCGCGCCGGTCGCTCGCGGTCTGACCGAGGACCGGTCCGCTCGGCGCGCCTTCGCCGCCGAACTGGCGGCGCGCGGACTGACGGTGTCGACGCTGAACGCGTTCCCGTACGGCGACTTCCACGAGGAGGTCGTCAAGCACAAGGTGTACTTCCCGACGTGGACCGACCCGCGCCGACTTGAGTACACGAAGGACTGCGCGACGGTGCTGGCCGACCTGTTGCCCGACACCGCTGGGTACGGCAGCGTCTCCACCCTGCCGCTGGCGTGGCGGGAGCCGTGGACGTTGATGGACGACGGCACCGCGGCGACGGCGCTGGCCGAGCTCACCCGGTTCCTGCGCGAGCGGCCCGACCGGCCGATCAAGCTGGCCGTCGAACCGGAACCGGGTTGTGTGCTCGACACCGTCGCCGACGCGGTCGGCTGGCTCGCCGGGCGGGTGGACCCGGAGTTCGTCGGGATCTGCCTGGACACGTGCCACCTCGCGGTGTCGTTCGCCGATCCCGTGGAGACGGTCGAGTCGATCCGCCGGGCGGGGCTCGCGGTGGTGAAGGTGCAGGCGTCGGCGGCGTTGGAGGTCGCGGAACCCGGCACCGAGGAGGGCAGGCGGGCGGTCGCGGCCTACAGCGAGCCCCGCTACCTGCACCAGGTGCGGGAGAACGCCCCCGGTGGCGTGCTGGCCGCGGACGACCTGCCGGAGGCGTTCGACGCGCTGCCCGCCGAGCACCCGTGGCGCGTGCACTTCCACGTGCCGCTGCACGCCGTTCCGCCCGCACCGCTCACGTCGACCACCGACGTGCTCGTGGCCGCGGTCGCCGCGGTGGACCCCGGTGTGCACGTCGAGGTCGAGACCTACACCTGGACCGTGCTGCCGGGCGCGGGCGACCTGGCCGACGGCATCGCGGCGGAGCTGCGGTGGGCGCACGAGCACCTGGCGGCGGGGGTGGCGCCGTGA
- a CDS encoding nucleotide pyrophosphatase/phosphodiesterase family protein — protein sequence MTPLVVLNVVGMTPALLAHMPNLARLGWQAELGTVLPAVTCSAQATLLTGLTPAGHGIVGNGWYFRDLGEVHLWRQHNRLVGGEKLWETARRLRPGYTAANICWWYAMGASTDITVTPRPIYHADGRKSPDCYVRPPRLHDELVGALGEFPLFQYWGPTATLASSEWIIGAARQVLAEHRPDLLLVYVPHLDYDLQRFGPSSPQAVKAAADVDRALAPLLADAANATVVALSEYGITDARRPVDINRALRAAGLLEVHTQAGMEYLDPWTSRAFAVADHQIAHVYVADPADLPRTRAVLAEVPGVDVLHDREAQAAVGLDHERSGELVAVAEPDAWFTYYYWTDDDRAPDFARGVDIHRKPGYDPAELFFDPADPLAKAKAGLNLVRKKLGLRYAMNVVPLDPSCVRGTHGRPPDRAADGPVLLCSDPMAPPSVERTGRVAATEVRNLLLALQGMPAEEFSR from the coding sequence GTGACACCGCTGGTGGTGCTGAACGTCGTCGGCATGACGCCGGCGTTGCTCGCCCACATGCCGAACCTCGCGCGGCTGGGCTGGCAGGCCGAGCTCGGCACGGTGCTGCCGGCCGTGACGTGCAGCGCGCAGGCCACGTTGCTCACCGGCCTCACCCCGGCCGGGCACGGGATCGTCGGCAACGGCTGGTACTTCCGCGACCTCGGCGAGGTCCACCTGTGGCGCCAGCACAACCGGCTCGTCGGCGGCGAGAAGCTGTGGGAGACCGCCCGCCGCCTCCGGCCCGGCTACACCGCTGCCAACATCTGCTGGTGGTACGCGATGGGCGCGTCGACCGACATCACCGTCACGCCCCGGCCGATCTACCACGCGGACGGTCGCAAGTCACCGGACTGCTACGTCCGCCCACCGCGGCTGCACGACGAGCTCGTCGGTGCCCTGGGCGAGTTCCCGTTGTTCCAGTACTGGGGTCCCACCGCGACCCTGGCGTCGAGTGAGTGGATCATCGGTGCCGCCCGGCAGGTCCTCGCCGAGCACCGCCCCGACCTGCTGCTGGTCTACGTGCCACACCTGGACTACGACCTGCAGCGGTTCGGCCCGTCCTCCCCGCAGGCGGTGAAGGCTGCGGCGGACGTGGACCGCGCGCTGGCGCCGTTGCTGGCCGATGCCGCGAACGCCACCGTGGTCGCGTTGTCGGAGTACGGGATCACCGACGCCCGCCGGCCGGTCGACATCAACCGCGCGCTGCGGGCCGCCGGGTTGCTGGAGGTCCACACGCAGGCCGGGATGGAGTACCTGGACCCGTGGACGTCCCGCGCGTTCGCGGTGGCCGACCACCAGATCGCGCACGTGTACGTCGCCGACCCGGCCGACCTGCCGCGCACACGGGCAGTGCTCGCCGAGGTGCCGGGTGTCGACGTGCTCCACGACCGCGAGGCGCAGGCGGCCGTCGGACTGGACCACGAGCGGTCCGGCGAGCTGGTCGCGGTGGCCGAGCCGGACGCCTGGTTCACCTACTACTACTGGACCGACGACGACCGTGCGCCGGACTTCGCCCGCGGTGTCGACATCCACCGCAAGCCGGGTTACGACCCGGCGGAACTGTTCTTCGACCCGGCCGACCCGCTGGCGAAGGCCAAGGCGGGCCTGAACCTGGTCCGCAAGAAGCTCGGTCTGCGGTACGCGATGAACGTCGTGCCGCTGGACCCGTCGTGCGTGCGCGGCACGCACGGCAGACCGCCCGACCGCGCGGCCGACGGGCCGGTGCTGCTGTGCTCGGACCCGATGGCACCGCCGTCGGTCGAGCGCACCGGACGCGTCGCCGCGACCGAAGTACGGAACCTGTTGCTAGCGCTGCAGGGCATGCCCGCAGAGGAGTTCAGCCGATGA
- a CDS encoding LuxR C-terminal-related transcriptional regulator, whose amino-acid sequence MTRPLTPRPTRRDSHLTAVPAVGQDHTVAVGKEPTAATRRLLRLMGTGATDRAIARELDVSLRTLHRRIARLQSLLGVQSRFQLGVLAAELEWLVVSPPRQAVGE is encoded by the coding sequence ATGACCAGACCGCTCACGCCGCGCCCCACCCGGCGGGACAGCCACCTGACGGCGGTCCCCGCGGTGGGCCAGGACCACACCGTGGCCGTGGGCAAGGAACCCACGGCGGCGACCCGGCGATTGTTGCGGCTCATGGGCACCGGCGCGACCGACCGCGCGATCGCCCGCGAGCTGGACGTCAGCCTGCGCACCCTGCACCGGCGGATCGCCCGGCTGCAGTCGTTGCTGGGCGTGCAGTCCCGCTTCCAGCTCGGTGTGCTCGCCGCTGAGCTGGAGTGGCTCGTGGTGTCCCCGCCGCGCCAGGCAGTGGGGGAGTGA